One window of Solwaraspora sp. WMMA2056 genomic DNA carries:
- a CDS encoding ATP-binding protein produces the protein MSLRSRLAVISVLGLAVGLVAGGFGLTAVLALALEGSADADARTTGEAVAQLVAADALPDPLPVAGNEVRVQVLDDQGRVRAASIGADRLVPMLYAQERDELAADPGDALVIPGDRLGLQGPVRVVAVPTDGENPGTVLVGRSIADISRSVALVRLIVLLAVPLLVAGVGVMVWRAVGAALRPVERLRAGAARFTGGERSGRLPVPAGGDEIHRLAVTLNDMLDRLAAARTRERSFVADAAHELRSPLTSLRTQLEVAQRLGARADWPVLAEGLLADSQRLGRLVDDLLLLARADQEPTGEPGSLLGPVGPVELGELIAQVTARYPQPPVRVVPPTQPLWTAGDPDALGRVLANLLDNAVRHADRRVLVTARPGDDDWHELMVVDDGPGIAAADRQRVFDRFTRLDDARARDAGGTGLGLAIVAQLVRRHGGTVDLADAQPDRDVGYRGLRVRVRLPVDLGDVDPVDVD, from the coding sequence CTGAGCCTGCGTTCCCGGCTGGCCGTCATCAGCGTGCTGGGGCTGGCCGTCGGGCTGGTCGCCGGCGGGTTCGGACTGACCGCCGTACTGGCACTTGCTCTGGAAGGCAGCGCCGACGCCGACGCGCGGACGACGGGTGAGGCGGTGGCCCAGTTGGTGGCCGCCGACGCACTGCCCGATCCGCTGCCGGTCGCCGGCAACGAGGTACGGGTCCAGGTGCTCGACGATCAGGGCCGGGTGCGGGCCGCGTCGATCGGCGCCGACCGGCTCGTCCCCATGCTGTACGCGCAGGAACGCGACGAACTGGCCGCCGACCCCGGCGACGCCCTGGTGATCCCCGGTGACCGGCTCGGTCTGCAGGGGCCGGTCCGGGTGGTCGCGGTGCCCACCGACGGCGAGAATCCGGGGACCGTCCTGGTCGGGCGGTCCATCGCCGACATCTCCCGCAGCGTGGCACTGGTGCGCCTCATCGTGCTGCTCGCCGTTCCGCTGCTGGTGGCCGGGGTCGGGGTGATGGTGTGGCGGGCGGTCGGCGCTGCGCTGCGGCCGGTGGAGAGGCTGCGCGCCGGTGCCGCGCGGTTCACCGGCGGGGAGCGGTCCGGTCGGCTGCCGGTGCCGGCCGGCGGCGACGAGATCCATCGGCTGGCGGTCACGCTCAACGACATGCTCGACCGGCTGGCGGCGGCCCGGACCCGGGAGCGCTCCTTCGTCGCTGACGCCGCCCACGAGCTGCGCAGTCCGCTGACCAGCCTGCGGACGCAGCTGGAGGTGGCGCAGCGCCTCGGGGCCCGCGCCGACTGGCCGGTGCTGGCCGAAGGGCTGCTCGCCGACAGCCAGCGGCTCGGTCGGCTCGTCGACGACCTGCTGCTGCTGGCCCGGGCGGATCAGGAGCCGACGGGTGAGCCGGGTTCGCTGCTCGGTCCGGTCGGTCCGGTGGAGCTGGGCGAGCTGATCGCGCAGGTCACGGCCCGCTATCCGCAGCCGCCGGTACGGGTGGTGCCGCCGACGCAGCCGTTGTGGACCGCCGGTGACCCGGACGCGCTGGGGCGGGTGCTGGCGAACCTGTTGGACAACGCGGTCCGGCACGCCGACCGCCGGGTGCTGGTGACGGCCCGGCCCGGCGACGACGACTGGCATGAGCTGATGGTGGTCGACGACGGTCCGGGGATCGCGGCGGCCGACCGGCAGCGGGTCTTCGACCGGTTCACCCGACTCGACGACGCCCGGGCCCGCGACGCCGGCGGCACCGGGCTGGGGCTGGCCATCGTGGCTCAGCTGGTCCGTCGCCACGGTGGCACCGTCGACCTCGCCGACGCCCAGCCCGACCGCGACGTCGGGTACCGGGGTCTGCGGGTCCGGGTCCGGCTACCGGTCGACCTCGGCGACGTCGATCCGGTCGACGTCGACTGA
- a CDS encoding response regulator transcription factor has translation MRVLVVEDEVRLADALRRGLQEEGFAVDVVTNGPAGLESARSGGYDAMILDVMLPGLSGYRVVRQLRAEENWLPVLILSAKDGEYDQADGLDCGADDYLTKPFSYVVLLARLRALLRRGAPQRPAVLTVGELSLDPARRRVTLADAEIALTAREYALLEYLMRRAGEVVSKIELLDHVWDASVDTAPNAVEVYVGYLRRKIGRDRLETVRGAGYRLRP, from the coding sequence GTGCGGGTGCTGGTGGTGGAGGACGAGGTCCGGCTGGCTGATGCCCTGCGGCGGGGGCTGCAGGAGGAAGGGTTCGCGGTCGACGTGGTGACGAACGGCCCGGCCGGGCTGGAATCGGCCAGGTCTGGCGGGTACGACGCGATGATCCTGGACGTGATGCTGCCGGGGCTGTCCGGCTACCGGGTGGTGCGTCAGCTGCGGGCCGAGGAGAACTGGCTGCCCGTACTCATCCTTTCCGCGAAGGACGGCGAGTACGACCAGGCGGACGGCCTCGACTGCGGTGCCGACGACTACCTGACGAAACCCTTCTCGTACGTCGTCCTGCTGGCCCGGCTGCGGGCGCTGCTGCGGCGCGGTGCCCCACAGCGGCCGGCGGTGCTCACCGTCGGCGAGCTGAGCCTGGACCCGGCGCGGCGGCGGGTCACCCTGGCCGATGCCGAGATCGCCCTGACCGCCCGGGAGTACGCCCTGCTCGAGTACCTGATGCGTCGGGCGGGAGAGGTGGTCTCCAAGATCGAACTGCTCGACCACGTCTGGGACGCCAGCGTCGACACCGCCCCCAACGCGGTCGAGGTCTACGTCGGCTACCTGCGCCGCAAGATCGGTCGGGACCGGTTGGAGACCGTCCGGGGCGCCGGCTACCGGCTCCGGCCGTGA
- a CDS encoding cellulase family glycosylhydrolase, producing the protein MKTRLGVAAATLLALVASIVVLVPPAHAAVGLHISGGRLVEANGSPLVLRGVNHAHTWYASQTSSFANIKSLGANSVRVVLSNGHRWTRNDATDVANVISLCKANRLICVLEVHDTTGYGEEGAAATLASAVDYWISLASVLRGQENYVIINIGNEPFGNSGYQNWTSHTTSAVQRLRTAGFEHTIMVDAPNWGQDWTFTMRDNAQSVWSADPARNLLFSIHMYGVFDTAAEISDYLGRFRSAGLPIAVGEFGHNHSDGNPDEDTILSYTQQHGIGWLGWSWSGNSGGVEYLDMVTNFNVDALTSWGQRLFNGANGIRQTAREATIYSGATPTTAPPTTAPPTTAPPTTAPPTTAPPTTAPPTTPPPAGACSATYTIVGQWQGGFQGEVRVTAGGSGTTGWRVVWTYANGQTVNQAWNATVTRNGSQVTATNVSYNGTLSPGQSTTFGFIGSWTGTNSIPPVACNAL; encoded by the coding sequence ATGAAGACACGTCTGGGCGTCGCGGCCGCGACGCTACTCGCCCTGGTCGCCTCCATCGTCGTACTCGTCCCACCCGCCCACGCCGCCGTCGGCCTGCACATCAGCGGCGGCCGACTCGTCGAGGCGAACGGCTCGCCGCTCGTGCTGCGCGGGGTCAACCACGCCCACACCTGGTACGCCAGCCAGACGAGCTCCTTCGCCAACATCAAGTCCCTCGGCGCGAACTCCGTCCGGGTCGTGCTGAGCAACGGTCACCGGTGGACCCGCAACGACGCCACCGACGTCGCGAACGTCATCTCGCTGTGCAAGGCGAACCGGTTGATCTGCGTGCTGGAGGTGCACGACACCACCGGGTACGGCGAGGAGGGCGCCGCCGCCACCCTGGCCTCCGCCGTCGACTACTGGATCAGCCTGGCCAGCGTGCTGCGCGGCCAGGAGAACTACGTGATCATCAACATCGGTAACGAACCGTTCGGCAACAGCGGGTACCAGAACTGGACCAGTCACACCACCAGCGCCGTCCAACGGCTGCGGACCGCCGGCTTCGAGCACACCATCATGGTCGACGCGCCGAACTGGGGGCAGGACTGGACCTTCACCATGCGCGACAACGCCCAGTCCGTGTGGAGCGCCGACCCGGCCCGCAACCTGCTCTTCTCGATCCACATGTACGGCGTCTTCGACACCGCCGCCGAGATCAGCGACTACCTCGGGCGGTTCCGGTCAGCCGGGCTGCCGATCGCGGTCGGCGAGTTCGGACACAACCATTCGGACGGCAACCCCGACGAGGACACCATCCTGTCGTACACCCAGCAGCACGGCATCGGCTGGCTCGGCTGGTCGTGGAGCGGCAACAGCGGCGGCGTCGAGTACCTCGACATGGTCACGAACTTCAACGTCGACGCCCTGACCTCGTGGGGTCAGCGGCTGTTCAACGGCGCGAACGGCATCCGGCAGACCGCGCGGGAGGCGACCATCTACAGCGGCGCCACCCCGACGACCGCGCCGCCAACGACCGCGCCGCCGACCACCGCACCCCCGACCACCGCACCCCCGACCACCGCACCCCCGACCACCGCGCCGCCGACCACTCCACCGCCGGCTGGTGCCTGCTCCGCCACGTACACGATCGTCGGTCAGTGGCAGGGTGGCTTCCAGGGCGAGGTGCGGGTCACCGCCGGCGGGTCCGGCACCACCGGTTGGCGGGTGGTCTGGACCTACGCCAACGGGCAGACCGTGAACCAGGCCTGGAACGCCACGGTGACCCGAAACGGATCCCAGGTGACCGCGACCAACGTCAGCTACAACGGCACCCTGAGCCCCGGACAGAGCACGACGTTCGGCTTCATCGGCAGCTGGACCGGCACCAACAGCATCCCGCCAGTGGCCTGCAACGCCCTGTAG
- a CDS encoding NUDIX domain-containing protein: protein MSEGPRLRVGAYAVIVRDSSVLLSRLSEASPVFAPGAWHLPGGGLDPGEQPGDALSRELQEEAGLDVTGSRLMDVRSYSAHRNGTDWHVVGLLHAAEVGPGDPVITEVGGSADAIRWVPIEEIGDLALSPPTADGLRMAELIS, encoded by the coding sequence GTGAGTGAAGGTCCTCGTCTGCGTGTCGGCGCCTACGCGGTGATCGTGCGTGACTCGTCGGTGCTGCTGAGCCGGTTGTCCGAAGCGTCCCCGGTGTTCGCCCCCGGGGCGTGGCATCTGCCGGGCGGTGGTCTGGACCCGGGTGAGCAACCGGGCGACGCGTTGTCCCGCGAGCTCCAGGAGGAGGCGGGTCTCGACGTCACCGGATCCCGGCTGATGGACGTGCGCTCGTACTCTGCCCACCGAAACGGCACCGACTGGCACGTGGTCGGCCTGCTGCACGCCGCCGAGGTGGGGCCGGGCGACCCGGTGATCACCGAGGTCGGCGGCAGCGCGGACGCGATCCGGTGGGTGCCGATCGAGGAGATCGGCGACCTGGCGCTGTCCCCACCGACGGCGGACGGCCTGCGGATGGCCGAGCTGATCAGCTGA
- a CDS encoding DedA family protein, protein MLTDWLEQLLSMDDKLIYLLVWLLVFAEDALFIGFVFPGETAAILGGVAASLGTVSLPGIAVVVVSAAIAGDTASYLIGRVFGTRLLRLRFLRRRQSWVQRAQDQLARRGGMAVFVGRFVTFFHAVMPALAGAARMPYRRFFAYNVAGALIWGIGTVAIGYLAGTSYAAIERVAGRAAAVVVAVLALGAFVVWRIRSARRECRPDPAHADPPGADSAGQGRTRGGRPCDLS, encoded by the coding sequence GTGCTCACTGACTGGCTCGAGCAGCTGTTGTCGATGGACGACAAGCTGATCTACCTGCTGGTCTGGCTGCTCGTCTTCGCCGAGGACGCGCTGTTCATCGGGTTCGTCTTCCCGGGCGAGACCGCCGCGATCCTCGGCGGGGTGGCCGCCAGCCTGGGCACCGTGTCGCTGCCGGGCATCGCCGTGGTCGTCGTCAGCGCCGCGATCGCCGGCGACACCGCCAGCTACCTGATCGGCCGGGTGTTCGGCACCCGGTTGCTGCGGCTGCGGTTCCTGCGCCGCCGGCAGTCCTGGGTACAGCGGGCCCAGGACCAGCTCGCCAGGCGTGGCGGGATGGCGGTCTTCGTCGGCCGGTTCGTCACGTTCTTCCACGCGGTCATGCCGGCGCTGGCCGGGGCGGCACGGATGCCGTACCGGCGGTTCTTCGCCTACAACGTCGCCGGAGCGCTGATCTGGGGGATCGGTACGGTGGCCATCGGCTACCTCGCCGGCACCTCGTACGCCGCGATCGAGCGGGTGGCGGGGCGGGCCGCCGCGGTGGTGGTCGCGGTGCTGGCGCTCGGCGCGTTCGTGGTCTGGCGGATCCGGTCGGCGCGCCGCGAGTGCCGGCCCGACCCCGCCCACGCCGACCCGCCCGGCGCCGACTCAGCGGGGCAGGGGCGCACCCGTGGCGGACGCCCCTGCGACCTCAGCTGA
- a CDS encoding alpha-N-arabinofuranosidase: MADRPVTVHIDPAFRIAPVSRRTFGSFVEHMGRCVYGGLYEPDHPSADAVGLRRDVLDLVREQGVTVVRYPGGNFVSGYHWEDGVGPRDQRPTRLDPAWHSVETNAFGLDEFMTWAQAAGIEPMLAVNLGTRGPREALDLLEYANHPGGTRLSDLRRSHGRETPYGIRMWCLGNEMDGPWQLGHQTAHEYGRRAAETARAMRMIDPTLELVACGSSGPDMPTFAAWEATVLEHTYDQVDFVSAHLYHEERDGDLASLLASSVGMDQFIDDIVATCDHVRARTRSSKRINISFDEWNVWYMRDFLATGVPTEWVQAPPLSEDDYTVADAVVVGSSLITLLRHSDRVTVACQAQLVNTIAAIRAEPGGPAWRQTIFYPFALTARYARGTVLRVECTSAPTTDTARYGDVPLLDVVATYDDDADELVVFAVHRGQREPVTIDMDLRAFPGYRLAEQVVLHDPDPYARNTSAEPDRVRPQTVAGAAVDQGRLALALPPVSWTMLRLTRVDVTA, translated from the coding sequence ATGGCTGACCGACCGGTGACGGTGCACATCGATCCGGCGTTCCGGATCGCCCCGGTGAGTCGGCGGACCTTCGGCTCCTTCGTCGAACACATGGGCCGCTGCGTCTACGGCGGCCTCTACGAACCCGACCATCCCAGCGCGGACGCGGTCGGGCTGCGCCGGGACGTGCTCGACCTGGTCCGGGAGCAGGGGGTCACCGTGGTCCGCTACCCGGGCGGCAACTTCGTCTCCGGCTACCACTGGGAGGACGGGGTCGGGCCGCGCGATCAGCGCCCCACCCGGCTCGACCCGGCCTGGCACAGCGTGGAGACCAACGCGTTCGGCCTCGACGAGTTCATGACCTGGGCGCAGGCGGCCGGCATCGAACCGATGCTCGCGGTCAATCTCGGCACCCGTGGGCCCCGCGAGGCGTTGGACCTGCTGGAGTACGCCAACCATCCGGGCGGCACCCGGCTGTCGGACCTGCGCCGGTCGCATGGGCGCGAGACGCCGTACGGCATCCGGATGTGGTGCCTGGGCAACGAGATGGACGGGCCGTGGCAGCTCGGCCATCAGACCGCGCACGAGTACGGTCGGCGTGCCGCCGAGACGGCCAGGGCGATGCGCATGATCGACCCGACGCTGGAACTGGTCGCCTGCGGCAGCTCCGGGCCGGACATGCCGACCTTCGCCGCCTGGGAGGCGACGGTCCTGGAGCACACCTACGACCAGGTCGACTTCGTCTCGGCGCACCTCTACCACGAGGAGCGCGACGGTGACCTGGCCAGCCTCCTGGCCTCGTCGGTGGGCATGGACCAGTTCATCGACGACATCGTCGCGACCTGCGACCACGTCCGGGCCCGGACCCGCAGCAGCAAGCGGATCAACATCTCGTTCGACGAGTGGAACGTCTGGTACATGCGCGACTTCCTCGCCACCGGGGTGCCGACCGAATGGGTGCAGGCGCCGCCGCTGAGCGAGGACGACTACACCGTCGCCGACGCGGTGGTGGTCGGATCGTCGCTGATCACGCTGCTGCGGCACAGCGACCGGGTGACCGTCGCCTGTCAGGCGCAGCTGGTCAACACCATCGCCGCGATCCGGGCCGAGCCCGGCGGCCCGGCCTGGCGGCAGACGATCTTCTACCCGTTCGCGTTGACCGCCCGGTACGCCCGGGGCACCGTACTGCGGGTGGAGTGCACGTCGGCGCCGACCACCGACACCGCCCGGTACGGTGACGTCCCGCTGCTGGACGTCGTCGCCACCTACGACGACGACGCCGACGAACTGGTGGTCTTCGCGGTGCACCGGGGCCAGCGGGAGCCGGTGACGATCGACATGGACCTGCGCGCCTTCCCCGGCTACCGGCTAGCCGAGCAGGTGGTGCTGCACGACCCCGATCCGTACGCCCGTAACACCTCGGCGGAGCCGGACCGGGTGCGGCCGCAGACGGTGGCCGGTGCCGCCGTCGACCAGGGCCGGTTGGCTCTGGCCCTACCGCCGGTGTCCTGGACGATGCTGCGCTTGACGAGGGTCGATGTGACCGCGTAG
- a CDS encoding SAM-dependent methyltransferase, translating to MSSEERAPVGVDTTRPSVARVYDYMLGGKDNFAVDRQAGQMALQITPDGPLAARANRGFLRRAVRHMVAEAGVRQFLDIGSGLPTQGNVHEIAHQIDPQARVVYVDSDPMVLAHGRALLASSPMTTVIQADVRHPEQILDNPEVRSMIDFTQPVGVLMLGILHHLADDEDPGAVAAVYRDAVCPGSYLAISHFHDPGDAHPDASKKALMVEKIFNQTMGTGRWRRHDEIVGYFGDFELLEPGVIALPDWRPAPDDEPSEQTDTYYTFVGGLARKP from the coding sequence GTGAGCAGTGAGGAACGAGCCCCGGTCGGGGTGGACACCACCCGACCGAGTGTCGCCCGCGTGTACGACTACATGCTCGGCGGCAAGGACAACTTCGCGGTCGACCGCCAGGCCGGCCAGATGGCGCTGCAGATCACCCCGGACGGCCCGCTGGCGGCCCGGGCAAACCGGGGTTTCCTGCGCCGGGCCGTCCGTCACATGGTGGCCGAGGCCGGCGTCCGGCAGTTCCTCGACATCGGGTCCGGGCTGCCGACCCAGGGCAACGTGCACGAGATCGCCCACCAGATCGATCCGCAGGCCCGGGTGGTCTACGTGGACAGCGACCCGATGGTGCTGGCGCACGGGCGGGCACTGCTGGCCAGCTCCCCAATGACCACGGTGATCCAGGCCGACGTCCGTCACCCGGAGCAGATCCTGGACAACCCCGAAGTACGCTCGATGATCGACTTCACTCAGCCGGTCGGGGTGCTGATGTTGGGCATCCTGCATCATCTGGCCGACGACGAGGACCCGGGTGCGGTGGCCGCGGTCTACCGCGACGCGGTCTGCCCCGGCAGCTACCTGGCCATCTCGCACTTCCACGACCCCGGCGACGCGCACCCGGACGCCTCGAAGAAGGCATTGATGGTGGAGAAGATCTTCAACCAGACGATGGGCACCGGCCGGTGGCGTCGCCACGACGAGATCGTCGGGTACTTCGGTGACTTCGAACTGCTGGAGCCGGGCGTCATCGCGCTGCCCGACTGGCGGCCGGCACCGGACGACGAGCCGTCGGAGCAGACCGACACCTACTACACCTTCGTCGGTGGGCTCGCCCGCAAACCCTGA
- a CDS encoding HAD family phosphatase, with amino-acid sequence MICAVVFDMDGVLVDTEPVWEEVRRAYVARAGGRWLPDTQSRLMGMSTPEWSGYLNADLGVGRGVGRVADEVIDEMAARYRAQLPLIPGAVATIHRLGSRFPLALASSSPRRLIDQVLASAGVTDAFRATVSTEECTAGKPDPEVYLVAARRLGVDPAACCAVEDSSNGLRSATAAGMAVVAVPHRTYPPAPDALAGASLVVDRLDELTVDRVLALGDEVR; translated from the coding sequence ATGATCTGCGCAGTCGTGTTCGACATGGATGGCGTGCTCGTCGACACCGAGCCGGTCTGGGAGGAGGTCCGCCGTGCCTACGTGGCGCGCGCCGGCGGCCGGTGGCTGCCGGACACCCAGAGTCGGCTGATGGGGATGAGCACCCCGGAGTGGTCCGGCTACCTGAACGCGGATCTCGGCGTCGGGCGGGGCGTCGGGCGGGTCGCCGACGAGGTGATCGACGAGATGGCCGCGCGGTACCGGGCGCAGCTGCCGTTGATCCCCGGCGCGGTGGCGACGATCCACCGGTTGGGCTCCCGGTTCCCGCTCGCCCTGGCCAGCTCCTCGCCGCGTCGACTGATCGACCAGGTGCTCGCCAGCGCCGGCGTCACCGACGCGTTCCGGGCCACCGTGTCGACCGAGGAGTGCACCGCCGGCAAGCCCGATCCTGAGGTGTATCTGGTGGCGGCGCGGCGGCTCGGGGTGGACCCGGCCGCCTGCTGTGCGGTGGAGGATTCCAGCAACGGGCTGCGGTCGGCGACCGCAGCCGGGATGGCGGTGGTGGCGGTACCGCACCGGACGTACCCGCCGGCGCCGGACGCGCTGGCCGGGGCGTCGCTGGTCGTCGACCGGCTCGACGAGTTGACGGTCGACCGGGTACTCGCCCTCGGCGACGAGGTACGCTAA
- a CDS encoding universal stress protein, producing the protein MPRQTAPGHDRIVVGVHDSPSSWAAVRLAAREAAGQHRPLRLLYALGWIPDDLSDSDEQPETDAHALVERAAGVATDAAAGIDLLTEISENAPATALLRESRMASLVVIGDGDLARWTCLPLDALAVQIAARADCSVLVARAQPQTATATAPVLVGVDGSAGSERALGFAFDAAAQRGTDLIVVRAGESEPGWADTSASIADELATALAPWREKHPDVPVRQQVVDGPPARVLVERSGQAGLVVVGARGDHPLRVPLGAVSQAVLHHGRCDTAIVRECAPPPPAGD; encoded by the coding sequence ATGCCGCGGCAGACCGCGCCGGGCCACGACCGCATCGTGGTCGGGGTGCACGATTCCCCTTCCAGCTGGGCGGCGGTCCGGCTGGCCGCCCGGGAGGCGGCCGGCCAGCACCGCCCGCTGCGGCTGCTGTACGCACTCGGCTGGATCCCCGACGACCTGTCCGACAGCGACGAGCAACCCGAAACCGACGCCCACGCACTCGTCGAACGGGCCGCCGGTGTCGCCACCGACGCCGCCGCCGGGATCGACCTGCTGACCGAGATCTCCGAGAACGCCCCGGCCACCGCCCTGCTGCGGGAGTCGCGGATGGCGTCGCTGGTGGTGATCGGTGACGGTGACCTGGCCCGCTGGACCTGCCTGCCGCTGGACGCGCTGGCCGTGCAGATCGCCGCCCGGGCGGACTGTTCGGTGCTTGTCGCCCGGGCACAGCCACAGACGGCGACGGCCACCGCGCCGGTCCTGGTCGGGGTGGACGGCTCGGCAGGCTCGGAACGCGCGCTCGGCTTCGCGTTCGACGCCGCCGCGCAGCGCGGCACCGACCTGATCGTGGTCCGGGCCGGTGAGAGCGAACCGGGCTGGGCGGACACCTCGGCCAGCATCGCCGACGAACTCGCCACGGCACTGGCGCCCTGGCGGGAGAAGCACCCTGACGTACCGGTGCGCCAGCAGGTGGTCGACGGCCCGCCGGCCCGGGTCCTGGTCGAGCGGTCCGGACAGGCCGGTCTCGTCGTGGTCGGGGCCCGTGGCGACCATCCGCTGCGGGTGCCGCTCGGCGCGGTCAGCCAGGCGGTGCTGCACCACGGCCGCTGCGACACCGCGATCGTGCGGGAGTGCGCCCCGCCGCCGCCGGCCGGCGACTGA